Proteins from a single region of Styela clava chromosome 1, kaStyClav1.hap1.2, whole genome shotgun sequence:
- the LOC144428275 gene encoding cytochrome P450 2C1-like, with amino-acid sequence MEISSIEIIIGLVVGTLMYLAYKSMVRPANFPPGPLGIPILGSLQLLKEYPEQDMLKLSKTYGNLFSLKTAARNYVCVCGTDANKEVLYHKNIADRPTAYVFYMMKGNQPRGIVHSKFNEWLKANRALMHTVLTDSADEIVDTQTTNMMNELEDYFGSGEPSYIGDLIFASFVTTVVDVLFGSKTVRTKEEKDRIEEIVRTVVTFKETFTGKLFMLPELIPGLHNIWIPESAKKCLETSDTIFKYCAEQVAAYKTRLDTEKTKSLVGLYLDKMDQEKDVQNTVFTKDNFRILLYDIFIAGTENASKTMEFASLYLAAQPDVQRKIHKEITEVLGKNGKVQYQDRLKMHYTIATAFEILRFSSMTPNGVPRKAMKDITLNGYFIPKGTTFLMNSWSSNTQDDRWKNPDNFDPENFLDEGGKFAMNDAFMGFGGGLRKCVGEPLIKTELFVFLVKLVQKFHIKPETDDTKIDEEPHGGVLHTPKPQKLRLQLREVDDHTDST; translated from the exons ATGGAAATATCATCTATTGAAATAATCATTGGGTTGGTAGTCGGTACTTTGATGTATCTGGCTTATAAATCTATGGTTAGGCCAGCAAATTTTCCTCCGGGACCACTTGGAATTCCGATTCTCGGTAGTTTACAATTACTGAAGGAATATCCAGAACAAGATATGTTAAAACTGTCAAAAACATATGGAAATTTATTCAGTTTGAAAACTGCAGCAAGGAATTATGTTTGCGTTTGTGGAACTGATGCTAACAAAGAAGTTTTATACCACAAGAACATTGCGGATCGGCCCACGGCGTATGTGTTTTACATGATGAAAGGTAATCAGCCTAGAGGTATTGTGCACAGCAAATTCAACGAGTGGCTCAAGGCAAACCGTGCCCTGATGCATACAGTACTTACCGATTCTGCCGATGAAATTGTTGATACACAAACAACGAACATGATGAACGAACTTGAAGATTATTTTGGAAGTGGTGAGCCCAGCTATATCGGTGACCTTATTTTTGCGTCTTTTGTTACAACAGTCGTAGATGTGCTTTTCGGAAGTAAAACTGTTCGAACGAAAGAAGAAAAAGACAGAATTGAAGAAATTGTGCGAACCGTAGTCACGTTCAAAGAAACGTTTACTGGCAAATTGTTTATGCTTCCTGAACTAATTCCTGGTTTACACAATATATGGATTCCTGAGTCTGCAAAGAAATGCTTGGAAACAAGTGAtaccattttcaaatattgtgcaGAACAGGTGGCTGCTTACAAAACTCGACTGGataccgaaaaaacaaaaaGTCTCGTTGGCCTGTACCTGGATAAAATGGACCAAGAAAAAGATGTGCAAAATACCGTCTTCACAAAAGATAATTTCCGCATTCTGTTATACGATATCTTTATAGCGGGAACAGAAAACGCTTCAAAGACTATGGAATTTGCATCCCTATACTTAGCTGCCCAACCAGATGTACAAAGAAAAATCCACAAGGAAATTACCGAGGTTCTCGGAAAAAATGGGAAAGTACAATACCAAGACAGATTGAAAATGCATTACACAATCGCCACTGcttttgaaattttgagattttCCTCAATGACTCCAAACGGTGTTCCCCGTAAAGCGATGAAAGATATCACATTGAACGG ATATTTCATCCCAAAAGGCACCACTTTTCTGATGAATTCCTGGTCTTCAAATACTCAAGATGATAGATGGAAGAATCCAGACAACTTCGATCCAGAAAACTTTTTAGACGAG GGTGGAAAATTTGCTATGAATGATGCATTCATGGGTTTCGGTGGAGGATTGCGTAAATGCGTTGGAGAGCCTTTAATCAAGACAGAACTCTTTGTGTTTTTGGTCAAATTGGTCCAGAAATTTCATATCAAGCCTGAAACTGACGACACAAAAATTGATGAAGAGCCACATGGGGGAGTTCTTCACACTCCGAAGCCACAGAAACTTCGACTACAGCTCAGAGAGGTGGACGATCACACTGACTCGAcctaa